The following coding sequences lie in one Sinorhizobium fredii USDA 257 genomic window:
- a CDS encoding toll/interleukin-1 receptor domain-containing protein, which yields MEVKALTPIRETVEKRAELPDLRDVFLCHAWADRLEDATKLYDLLKARSVSVWFSEKDIPLGSSFLREIDRGLAKSRIGIVLVTPALLLRLPTGGVADRELSALLATDQLVPIIHNTTYDALRNVSPLLASRNGLSTGEDTLAGVADKLADLVAT from the coding sequence GTGGAAGTTAAGGCACTCACGCCAATCCGCGAAACCGTCGAGAAGCGAGCGGAACTACCTGATCTTCGTGATGTCTTCCTATGTCACGCGTGGGCTGACCGGCTGGAAGACGCCACAAAACTCTACGATCTGCTCAAAGCTCGCAGTGTCTCCGTCTGGTTTAGCGAAAAGGACATTCCTCTTGGATCGTCGTTCCTTCGCGAAATTGATAGGGGATTAGCAAAGTCGCGCATCGGGATTGTGCTGGTGACACCCGCGCTGCTGCTTCGCCTTCCAACAGGGGGCGTTGCAGACCGAGAGCTTTCGGCGCTTCTCGCGACTGATCAACTCGTGCCCATCATTCATAATACGACTTATGATGCACTTCGCAATGTCAGTCCGCTGCTGGCCTCGCGAAACGGCCTGAGCACGGGGGAGGATACACTGGCGGGCGTTGCTGATAAGCTCGCTGATCTTGTTGCCACCTAG
- a CDS encoding KAP family P-loop NTPase fold protein has protein sequence MWADSESQTDYLNYSEVSEMICDMVCDDAMLPISLGVYGTWGVGKSSILQLIGKQLEADKRNLVVPFDAWLYQDFDEAKSALMTVIAKSVYEAAPETLKEKAANFYRRVNKLKVLGIAADVGAFFAGVPTLGMFAKAAGAAGDMWDGTSDEEDITAVREAAAEAEKRTTGLLKPKEKRNAPEEIVAFRKDFSELLSKLDRRLVVFVDNLDRCLPPNAISTLEAMRLFLFLPKTAFIVAADEDMVRLAVAKHFKDPGDRHITDYLDKLIQVPLRVPKLGLQEVRAYLFMLAAARSEVEPAKVEDLRTFLIEKLRRSWSDEAPFDVDRAAANLGIPVGHELRRTLETMDRLADLLAHSNQVNGNPRIVKRLLNVVRMRASVARRRGMALDESIIAKLALFERCTGEDAIRTLNAMISSAPAGKAPTLTELEAIPDAVPPDRLPKDWQQYADFVSDWLKLHPPLGGLDLRPAVYLSRETMPVRVSIQRLSEKTRKAIEILLKTAIATSPASKAAIDDIDPSEVGDAMDEIIAAMKRNPDWSKLRPDFRGAHLLATKEKIAHDKLVAFIKSLPKTPKWMATMMKGDGNKSAGSKG, from the coding sequence ATGTGGGCGGATAGCGAAAGCCAAACAGACTATCTCAACTACTCCGAAGTCTCGGAGATGATCTGCGACATGGTGTGCGACGACGCTATGCTTCCGATTTCACTCGGGGTCTACGGCACGTGGGGCGTCGGCAAGTCAAGCATTCTACAGTTGATCGGGAAGCAACTCGAGGCGGATAAGCGCAACCTCGTCGTGCCGTTCGACGCTTGGCTCTACCAGGACTTCGACGAGGCGAAATCGGCTTTGATGACGGTCATCGCGAAATCCGTGTACGAGGCCGCCCCGGAGACGTTGAAGGAGAAAGCCGCGAACTTCTATCGCCGTGTGAACAAGTTAAAGGTGCTGGGAATAGCGGCCGATGTTGGCGCGTTCTTTGCCGGCGTGCCGACTTTGGGAATGTTCGCGAAAGCCGCTGGCGCTGCGGGCGACATGTGGGACGGTACATCCGACGAAGAAGACATTACTGCGGTCAGGGAAGCGGCGGCCGAAGCCGAGAAGAGAACGACGGGGCTACTCAAACCCAAAGAGAAGCGGAACGCACCCGAAGAAATCGTAGCGTTTCGCAAAGACTTCAGCGAGTTGTTGTCAAAACTCGACCGACGTCTAGTGGTCTTCGTCGATAATCTGGATCGATGCCTTCCGCCAAACGCGATCTCCACGCTCGAAGCCATGCGGCTCTTCCTCTTCCTACCCAAGACGGCATTCATCGTGGCCGCCGACGAAGACATGGTCCGGCTGGCAGTCGCAAAGCATTTCAAGGACCCGGGCGACCGCCATATTACCGACTACCTCGACAAGCTGATCCAGGTGCCGCTGCGCGTTCCGAAGCTCGGTCTGCAGGAAGTCAGGGCGTATCTTTTCATGTTGGCGGCGGCCAGGTCTGAAGTGGAACCCGCCAAGGTGGAAGACCTCAGGACGTTCCTCATCGAGAAACTCCGCCGCAGTTGGTCCGACGAGGCTCCTTTCGACGTAGACCGGGCTGCGGCAAACTTGGGCATCCCGGTCGGCCATGAGCTGCGTCGAACGCTCGAGACGATGGACAGGTTGGCTGACCTCCTCGCGCACTCGAACCAGGTAAACGGTAATCCGCGGATCGTGAAGCGCTTGCTGAACGTGGTCCGGATGAGAGCTTCGGTTGCGAGGCGTCGTGGCATGGCGCTGGACGAGTCGATCATAGCGAAGCTCGCCCTTTTCGAGAGGTGCACGGGAGAAGACGCCATCCGGACTCTGAATGCAATGATTAGCTCTGCGCCGGCCGGAAAGGCTCCGACGCTGACAGAGCTGGAAGCGATACCGGATGCGGTTCCCCCCGATCGCCTTCCGAAAGATTGGCAGCAGTATGCAGATTTCGTTTCGGATTGGCTGAAACTGCACCCGCCTCTCGGTGGCTTGGACCTGCGTCCGGCGGTCTATCTTTCGAGGGAGACAATGCCTGTCAGGGTTTCCATTCAGCGTCTGAGCGAGAAGACACGGAAGGCTATCGAAATTCTCCTCAAGACGGCAATTGCAACTTCTCCGGCATCGAAGGCGGCTATCGACGACATCGACCCTTCCGAAGTCGGAGACGCTATGGACGAGATCATAGCCGCCATGAAGAGAAACCCGGACTGGAGCAAACTACGCCCCGATTTCCGTGGCGCACACCTTCTCGCCACGAAGGAAAAGATCGCCCATGACAAGCTGGTCGCCTTCATAAAGAGCCTGCCCAAGACTCCAAAGTGGATGGCAACCATGATGAAGGGCGACGGCAACAAGAGCGCGGGTAGCAAAGGCTGA
- the qatC gene encoding Qat anti-phage system QueC-like protein QatC: protein MNKLIFHIDDTNIPATDVAGTAHIFLYGARPPRLGTGSIGRRLELAVRRLGVVIDPVALDFLSIALAVVAADTFVNRETWSANGWTRELRLDVPLARPEVWQDIASDLERALNFLSGDRWRLSFRDQGLEPPTKEAVLRHYRSHIAIGSADCTCLFSGGLDSLIGARQLADTGRTPLLVSHSYRGDQSYQKYLAPRLGKKLPRFAANANPVFSGPNKSDTTMRTRSLGFLAFGVVAANAVLAKKPSVGAVDLFVPENGFIALNAPLTRRRIGSHSTRTTHPNFLSQVQSILDKVGLGVRLQNPYRHMTKGEMLSGMLPNDDFAHAAVSTVSCGKWKRKSQQCGHCVPCLIRRAAFAKAGVDDTTSYQYPDLGALWDRPDIRDDVMAMLVATARDEHGLRQRAIASGPLPFDPVERANWFGVHKRGLEEVASYLSSQGFGT, encoded by the coding sequence ATGAATAAGCTTATCTTCCACATCGACGACACCAACATTCCGGCGACCGACGTCGCGGGCACGGCGCATATCTTCCTGTACGGTGCCCGGCCGCCACGACTTGGAACCGGATCGATCGGGCGAAGGCTCGAATTGGCTGTCAGGAGACTCGGCGTCGTCATCGATCCCGTGGCGCTCGACTTCCTGTCCATCGCATTGGCGGTCGTCGCCGCCGACACCTTCGTCAACCGCGAGACTTGGTCCGCCAACGGCTGGACCCGCGAACTTCGTCTGGACGTCCCTCTCGCCCGACCTGAAGTCTGGCAGGACATCGCGTCCGATCTTGAACGCGCGTTGAACTTTCTAAGCGGAGATCGCTGGAGGCTTTCCTTCAGGGATCAGGGGTTGGAGCCGCCCACGAAGGAAGCAGTGCTGAGGCATTATCGCTCGCATATCGCCATAGGCTCCGCCGATTGCACGTGTTTGTTCTCGGGTGGCTTGGACAGCCTCATCGGCGCACGTCAGCTTGCCGATACAGGACGGACGCCGTTGCTCGTGAGCCACTCCTACCGGGGAGACCAGAGCTACCAGAAATACCTCGCACCGCGCCTCGGAAAGAAGCTTCCCCGGTTCGCGGCGAACGCGAACCCGGTCTTCAGCGGTCCGAACAAGAGCGACACCACCATGCGCACGCGGAGCCTCGGCTTCCTGGCGTTCGGCGTGGTTGCGGCTAACGCAGTGCTGGCGAAGAAGCCGTCTGTCGGGGCCGTGGACTTGTTCGTGCCGGAGAATGGCTTCATCGCTCTCAACGCGCCGCTCACAAGACGTAGGATTGGTTCCCACAGCACGCGGACAACCCACCCAAACTTCCTTTCACAGGTGCAGTCGATCCTCGACAAGGTGGGCCTCGGGGTCCGGCTGCAAAACCCGTACCGCCATATGACAAAGGGGGAGATGCTGTCCGGGATGCTACCGAACGACGATTTCGCGCACGCTGCGGTGTCGACCGTTTCCTGCGGCAAGTGGAAGCGCAAAAGCCAGCAATGCGGCCACTGCGTTCCATGCCTGATCAGGCGGGCAGCGTTCGCCAAAGCCGGAGTCGACGACACGACGTCCTATCAGTATCCTGACTTAGGCGCATTGTGGGATCGACCCGACATCCGCGATGACGTCATGGCCATGCTTGTGGCGACGGCCCGCGACGAACACGGTCTCAGACAACGCGCCATCGCGAGTGGACCCTTGCCGTTCGATCCTGTAGAACGCGCCAACTGGTTCGGCGTCCACAAGCGTGGTCTCGAGGAGGTCGCAAGCTATTTGAGCAGCCAAGGTTTCGGGACGTGA
- the qatD gene encoding Qat anti-phage system TatD family nuclease QatD produces the protein MIDFHCHVDLFPSPERAADEIERAGTYVLSVTNTPKAFPKTAQISKGRKRIRTALGLHPQLVSERHGEIGLFRRLLGETRYVGEIGIDGGDDYARHIDLQKQVFDELLSACASVGGRVMSIHSRHASGEVIEALGKRREAGVAILHWFSGPVSHAERAVDIGAWFSVGLPMLRSRRAASIIKKLPRERILTETDAPFASTPGEHYPTAAVSETVTALSWYWGCDDAETRRQLHSNLSALVERAAVFRLGNGLN, from the coding sequence GTGATCGACTTCCATTGCCATGTGGACCTGTTTCCCTCGCCAGAGCGCGCCGCCGACGAGATCGAGCGCGCGGGGACATATGTGCTTTCGGTTACGAACACGCCCAAAGCGTTTCCCAAGACCGCCCAGATTTCTAAAGGACGGAAGCGGATCAGGACGGCGCTAGGGCTGCATCCGCAACTCGTTTCGGAACGGCATGGCGAGATCGGGCTGTTCAGAAGGTTGCTTGGAGAGACCCGCTATGTCGGTGAAATCGGAATTGACGGCGGCGACGACTACGCGAGGCACATCGACCTGCAGAAGCAGGTCTTCGACGAGCTTCTCAGCGCATGCGCTTCGGTCGGGGGCCGCGTCATGTCCATTCATAGCAGGCACGCGAGCGGTGAGGTCATCGAGGCCCTCGGGAAAAGGCGCGAAGCCGGAGTGGCCATATTGCATTGGTTTTCAGGCCCAGTGTCGCATGCCGAAAGGGCCGTCGACATCGGGGCATGGTTTTCTGTCGGGCTTCCAATGCTCCGGAGCCGACGTGCAGCGTCGATCATCAAGAAGCTTCCCCGGGAAAGAATACTGACTGAAACCGATGCGCCGTTCGCGTCTACACCAGGGGAACATTATCCGACGGCGGCCGTGTCGGAAACTGTGACTGCATTGTCCTGGTATTGGGGTTGTGACGATGCTGAGACACGCAGGCAGCTTCATTCTAACCTGAGCGCACTCGTTGAGAGAGCTGCGGTTTTCAGGCTTGGTAATGGCCTGAACTGA
- a CDS encoding Mu transposase C-terminal domain-containing protein, with the protein MNMIFRPSPSKQFFHTLVGMSPADRYECKETKENFIPLTRDGVGYILQSEINSERKIFLAHAEIYAALDSRRAEIHYGYNSPAQQLIRNIFGDKTWEEFAAKDRDIALYREQMVLMYDDECEQIGKRLPFSEKVLGPKLKEYTSTINSRLVNDAAQEGRADSVSDVKIYKRPTAKTFKRWHDRYHACDMDVMALLPRHHGPGSKLFAFNPRAIAFAHDQARGYLDRSRPKKADVYRRYLAALKTENETLPAHLRMEKVSRKKFQAMISNFDAFHVVASRYGEKYAVKKFMAIRRSFTIVAPGQRIEMDFVNVDLVSLLVETGIWNVLPPDIQEKIPRVRIYFGAAIDVATRYIVAFKASLNPNGAAAVAVIRMIMSDKRHLSTYVGAQTPWIAKLRPKFIAHDNGSEFIAKRTQNVLRLAKIEANRPPAGQPAFRPFIERLFHTIGLLVAPYFDGRTFHNVVEKGDYDPQKHASLLVEELIKVFILAICDIYHNKPHEGLGGNTPHNAWVDACKEYEVDFPPGAQEMLHIFGHTTQRRVSPYGVTVMGITYDDPELQRLRRKHGEADVLVKFDPECAAHVSFKSDKGWFVARNTVGLDDDVTFAEWITARNELRSHYETAAEQGIKIMYEAINRLRATGEAASLRAGLSPRIPTAADFLKWEKELFGGWTAVSSDDAPSLHHVAPAFDDPLRIGEVMNRPDLFSHDRMEEPADVQTDNDDEDFADFHGVTSNFAQYDEDY; encoded by the coding sequence ATGAATATGATTTTCCGTCCCTCACCTTCGAAACAGTTCTTCCACACCCTCGTCGGGATGTCCCCGGCAGACCGCTATGAATGCAAGGAAACCAAAGAGAACTTCATCCCGCTAACACGCGATGGCGTCGGTTATATCCTTCAGTCCGAGATCAACTCTGAGCGCAAAATCTTTCTCGCTCACGCGGAAATCTATGCCGCACTCGACAGCAGAAGGGCCGAAATCCACTACGGCTACAACAGTCCGGCCCAGCAGTTGATCCGCAACATCTTTGGCGACAAAACCTGGGAAGAGTTCGCCGCCAAGGACCGCGACATCGCACTGTACCGCGAGCAAATGGTGCTGATGTACGATGACGAGTGCGAGCAAATTGGCAAGCGGCTGCCTTTCTCAGAGAAGGTGCTAGGACCAAAGCTCAAGGAATACACGAGCACCATCAACTCCAGACTTGTCAATGACGCGGCCCAAGAAGGGCGCGCGGACAGCGTTTCCGATGTCAAAATCTACAAACGGCCCACGGCGAAAACCTTCAAGCGCTGGCACGACCGATATCACGCCTGCGACATGGACGTCATGGCGCTGCTTCCTCGTCACCACGGGCCAGGATCGAAGCTTTTCGCCTTCAATCCCCGCGCTATCGCATTCGCGCACGATCAGGCCCGGGGTTATCTTGATCGCAGCCGCCCTAAAAAGGCGGACGTTTATCGACGGTACCTTGCCGCCTTGAAGACGGAGAACGAGACACTTCCCGCGCACCTGCGGATGGAGAAGGTCTCTCGCAAGAAGTTCCAGGCCATGATCTCAAACTTCGACGCCTTCCACGTCGTGGCCAGCCGCTACGGTGAAAAATACGCCGTCAAAAAATTCATGGCTATCCGTCGCAGCTTTACCATCGTCGCTCCCGGCCAGCGGATCGAAATGGACTTCGTCAATGTGGACCTGGTCTCCCTTCTCGTCGAAACCGGAATCTGGAATGTCCTGCCACCAGACATTCAGGAGAAAATTCCGCGTGTCCGAATTTATTTCGGTGCGGCGATCGACGTTGCGACACGCTACATCGTGGCTTTCAAGGCAAGCCTGAACCCAAACGGCGCGGCAGCGGTTGCGGTCATTCGCATGATCATGAGCGACAAGCGCCATCTGTCGACGTATGTCGGCGCGCAGACGCCGTGGATCGCGAAACTCAGACCCAAGTTTATCGCGCATGACAATGGCTCCGAATTCATCGCCAAGCGCACCCAGAACGTCTTGAGGCTCGCCAAGATCGAGGCCAACCGTCCTCCAGCGGGCCAACCCGCCTTCCGCCCCTTCATCGAGCGGCTATTTCACACCATCGGTCTTCTGGTCGCCCCCTACTTCGATGGCCGCACCTTCCACAACGTCGTCGAGAAAGGCGACTACGACCCCCAAAAGCATGCCTCCCTTCTGGTGGAGGAGCTCATCAAGGTCTTCATCCTGGCGATCTGCGACATCTATCACAACAAGCCCCATGAAGGCCTTGGTGGGAACACACCACACAATGCTTGGGTGGATGCCTGCAAAGAATACGAGGTCGACTTCCCCCCTGGCGCTCAGGAGATGCTTCACATCTTCGGCCACACCACCCAGCGTCGCGTGTCGCCGTATGGTGTGACGGTGATGGGGATCACTTACGACGATCCCGAGCTCCAGCGACTGCGGAGGAAGCACGGCGAGGCCGACGTCTTGGTCAAGTTCGACCCAGAATGCGCGGCGCACGTCTCGTTCAAGTCCGACAAGGGCTGGTTCGTAGCCCGCAATACCGTCGGTCTCGACGACGATGTCACCTTTGCAGAGTGGATCACGGCCCGCAACGAACTTCGTTCCCACTACGAGACAGCTGCCGAGCAAGGCATCAAAATCATGTACGAGGCCATCAATCGCCTGCGTGCTACTGGGGAGGCGGCATCCCTTCGTGCCGGACTTTCACCTCGCATTCCGACGGCCGCCGACTTCCTCAAGTGGGAGAAGGAACTGTTCGGCGGGTGGACCGCGGTCTCATCAGATGATGCTCCGTCACTACACCACGTAGCGCCAGCCTTCGATGATCCGCTTCGCATCGGTGAAGTCATGAACCGCCCCGATCTGTTTAGCCACGACCGGATGGAGGAGCCTGCCGACGTGCAGACCGATAACGACGACGAAGACTTCGCCGACTTCCATGGCGTCACCTCCAATTTCGCTCAATACGACGAGGACTATTGA
- a CDS encoding ATP-binding protein, which produces MTHKTVELRDLRVLEDTRYVSFKRCEHLRHRVQELWDHAEVCLQGGGSRRRILAVIGESGTGKTTSLRRVFNDFGGFKRYRNEQGKLVIPMISAEVPRPCTNKDLAIHMLNQLDVPANHRANEYDLFQALKSQLRESGTILVHLDEAQHLLQADTAAAVRRLQDRLKSLIAIPDWPLHLILSGVSELATLFTGDQQLANRSTVMRFENLLFPGDKAVVTMILRDIVVDHCRLELADQLLTDDFLGRLVSASGGGIGTLIEFIRAACYKALSKGHVRLHTKDFAFAYGRFSGSRDVDNIMTASAWQDIDRGNALVDLLPLPTKSKPSRKSKTWH; this is translated from the coding sequence ATGACCCACAAAACAGTTGAGTTGCGCGACCTTCGAGTCCTTGAGGACACCCGATACGTCTCCTTCAAACGCTGCGAACATCTTCGCCATCGAGTTCAGGAGCTCTGGGACCATGCAGAAGTGTGCCTTCAGGGTGGAGGCAGCCGTCGCCGCATCCTTGCCGTCATCGGTGAATCAGGAACAGGAAAGACGACGTCGCTCCGGCGTGTCTTCAACGATTTCGGCGGGTTTAAACGCTACCGCAATGAACAGGGTAAACTGGTCATCCCGATGATCAGCGCCGAGGTGCCGCGGCCCTGCACGAACAAGGACCTGGCCATTCACATGCTGAACCAATTGGATGTGCCCGCAAACCATCGGGCCAATGAGTATGACCTATTCCAGGCTCTCAAATCTCAGTTACGTGAATCCGGAACGATCCTCGTCCATCTCGACGAAGCCCAACACCTGCTACAAGCCGATACGGCGGCGGCTGTACGCAGACTTCAGGACCGGCTCAAAAGCCTGATCGCCATCCCTGACTGGCCGTTGCATCTGATCCTCAGTGGCGTTTCGGAGCTGGCAACGCTCTTCACAGGTGATCAGCAACTGGCAAACCGCTCCACGGTAATGCGATTCGAGAACTTACTCTTCCCCGGGGACAAGGCGGTTGTGACCATGATCCTGCGCGACATCGTGGTGGATCACTGCAGATTAGAACTGGCTGATCAGTTGCTGACCGACGACTTCCTCGGTCGTCTGGTCAGCGCATCGGGTGGCGGAATCGGCACTCTGATCGAATTCATTCGCGCCGCCTGCTACAAGGCCCTCTCGAAAGGCCATGTGCGCCTCCACACGAAGGATTTCGCTTTCGCCTACGGCCGCTTTTCCGGAAGCCGTGACGTCGACAACATCATGACGGCCTCCGCCTGGCAGGACATTGACCGCGGCAATGCCCTCGTCGATCTCCTGCCACTCCCCACCAAGAGCAAACCCTCAAGAAAGTCGAAGACATGGCACTGA
- a CDS encoding TniQ family protein, whose amino-acid sequence MALRNVVDYHAGETRLGLTSRLAMANGFPSMRDFVAITGTSPHAINVGEPAAVAMLSQWSEFDAPLLSSWAIGTLERGATWRLGSALMSRDMRPGYTHRYCPKCVVGDLANGTGPTHLRPFMRVWWTTRAILNCPEHGCPIKEAKTDVHHAGDFALFIAKHLPQIEAEARDARMSPSFEVDKYVAARLQDIPASTFLDSLETYVAVDLCRNLGRFQQANSIGGELPAVALTDIERGYAIASQGPSRIETVVADVIGLRKPSAGEFQSVFGSLREWLLRNYKREEFEGVVKLFQDFAERYLPIGLAETFVLPTSRRFLHSVRSASFEYNMMEDRVYNLVVQAGLVEPSELTSGRIYFDADRGHEVLTAALETLTTSEIATIFGTDIDTVRSMLDANLMPRVEAFGNSRVYSRVRKQDVDAFLERLTVDIARDNELARLDDLANACRVARCKKYEIFELALNGELPSLRRSPESGLLCCYLVDPTELRAGIEAKRRRTAKEKRHDKTSTLFAGNQLLYWTEVSRRLRASGITGLTLLKLGFLQGVDAVCPRTWLRKKYVTLKSLEKFERTHVSLWSLAAQRGISPRKLRRELDAKGIRPIFDQTVTASRPSLFYRRKDVRDFLQ is encoded by the coding sequence ATGGCACTGAGGAACGTTGTCGACTATCACGCTGGTGAGACCCGCTTGGGTCTCACCTCCCGCCTTGCCATGGCCAACGGCTTTCCATCCATGCGAGACTTCGTTGCCATTACGGGAACGTCGCCCCACGCCATCAATGTGGGCGAGCCTGCAGCCGTTGCCATGTTGTCCCAATGGTCCGAATTTGATGCGCCGCTTCTATCGTCCTGGGCAATCGGGACCTTGGAAAGGGGGGCAACATGGAGGCTTGGCAGCGCACTTATGAGCCGGGACATGCGACCCGGCTACACACATCGTTACTGCCCAAAATGCGTGGTAGGCGACCTCGCTAACGGCACCGGGCCGACGCATCTTCGCCCCTTCATGCGGGTTTGGTGGACGACCCGGGCTATTCTCAACTGCCCGGAGCATGGATGCCCGATCAAGGAAGCCAAGACCGATGTTCATCACGCCGGCGACTTTGCATTGTTCATCGCCAAGCATCTTCCGCAAATCGAAGCAGAAGCCAGAGACGCGCGAATGTCGCCGTCGTTCGAGGTGGACAAGTACGTGGCCGCGAGGCTCCAAGACATCCCGGCGAGCACATTCCTCGACAGCCTCGAAACATACGTGGCCGTGGACCTCTGCCGAAACCTCGGCCGCTTTCAGCAGGCAAACAGCATCGGCGGCGAACTTCCCGCCGTTGCCTTGACGGATATTGAGAGGGGCTACGCGATCGCATCTCAAGGTCCGAGCAGGATCGAGACCGTGGTCGCCGACGTCATTGGCCTGCGGAAACCGTCGGCAGGTGAATTTCAAAGCGTATTCGGCAGCCTGCGCGAATGGCTCTTGCGCAACTATAAGCGGGAGGAATTCGAGGGCGTCGTGAAACTCTTCCAGGACTTCGCCGAAAGATATCTCCCAATCGGCTTGGCAGAGACATTCGTCCTCCCCACCAGCCGGAGATTTCTCCATTCGGTGCGCTCCGCAAGCTTCGAGTACAACATGATGGAGGATCGGGTCTACAATCTCGTCGTTCAGGCTGGCCTTGTCGAACCATCGGAACTGACGAGCGGCAGAATCTACTTCGACGCTGACCGTGGTCATGAAGTTTTGACCGCAGCCCTCGAAACCCTCACCACATCGGAAATCGCAACGATCTTCGGCACCGACATCGATACCGTGAGGTCGATGCTCGACGCCAATCTGATGCCGCGGGTCGAGGCGTTCGGGAATTCTCGCGTCTACTCCCGCGTCAGGAAGCAAGACGTCGACGCTTTCCTCGAAAGGCTAACTGTAGACATCGCCCGGGATAACGAACTTGCTAGGCTGGATGATCTGGCCAATGCATGCCGTGTCGCCCGATGCAAAAAATATGAAATCTTCGAACTGGCGTTGAACGGCGAACTACCCAGCCTTCGCCGGTCCCCCGAGAGCGGTCTTCTCTGCTGCTACCTGGTCGATCCCACAGAACTCCGTGCGGGCATTGAAGCCAAGCGCCGTAGGACTGCGAAAGAAAAGCGGCATGACAAGACGTCTACGCTATTTGCTGGAAACCAGCTCCTCTATTGGACCGAGGTCAGCCGTCGGCTGAGAGCTTCCGGTATCACCGGACTGACACTCCTAAAACTCGGGTTTCTGCAAGGCGTCGATGCGGTTTGTCCAAGGACATGGCTTCGAAAAAAGTATGTCACGCTAAAATCGCTGGAAAAGTTCGAGCGGACTCATGTCTCACTTTGGTCACTTGCCGCGCAGCGCGGAATCTCTCCGCGGAAACTGCGTCGGGAATTAGACGCAAAGGGCATTCGGCCAATCTTCGATCAAACCGTCACCGCCAGTCGGCCGTCACTCTTCTATCGGAGAAAGGACGTTCGAGACTTCCTTCAATAA
- the tnpA gene encoding IS66-like element accessory protein TnpA: MMEEGQKLVVRLVGRNGRRRFDPASKDRLISACLEPGASVSKLALEHGVNANLVWKWIKKAKEFRALPPSSTSAFLPVQITAASSLPMQSSAFALEMPATDGEERRSQSERIDRLSSPAKVSASLPNGVKLTLECSDVDVLAAIIGALGHVQTGR, translated from the coding sequence ATGATGGAAGAAGGTCAAAAGCTTGTCGTGCGACTCGTTGGTCGGAATGGACGACGCCGGTTCGATCCAGCATCGAAAGACCGTCTTATTTCGGCCTGCCTTGAACCTGGCGCATCAGTATCGAAACTTGCGCTCGAACATGGGGTCAACGCGAACCTCGTTTGGAAATGGATAAAGAAGGCCAAGGAGTTCCGTGCTCTGCCGCCGTCTTCGACATCGGCTTTTCTTCCGGTTCAGATCACCGCGGCGAGCAGCCTGCCAATGCAGAGCAGCGCGTTTGCGTTGGAGATGCCTGCCACGGATGGTGAAGAGCGACGATCGCAATCGGAGAGGATCGACCGGCTGTCCTCTCCAGCCAAGGTGAGCGCGTCACTGCCGAACGGTGTGAAGCTGACGCTGGAATGTAGTGATGTGGACGTGTTGGCAGCAATAATCGGAGCGTTGGGTCATGTTCAGACTGGGCGCTGA
- the tnpB gene encoding IS66 family insertion sequence element accessory protein TnpB (TnpB, as the term is used for proteins encoded by IS66 family insertion elements, is considered an accessory protein, since TnpC, encoded by a neighboring gene, is a DDE family transposase.) — translation MFRLGADLQVYLHREPIDFRAGINSLAVLVQETMALDPFAPAVFAFCNRRRDRMKLLFFDRSGFVLVLKRLTEDKFRWPRREVAVVTVTTEQLHWILDGIDIDAMVRHPVRQYQVAG, via the coding sequence ATGTTCAGACTGGGCGCTGACCTTCAGGTCTACCTGCATCGCGAACCGATCGACTTTCGGGCTGGCATCAACAGCCTTGCAGTTCTGGTCCAGGAGACGATGGCGCTCGATCCGTTTGCTCCAGCGGTTTTTGCGTTCTGCAATCGCCGTCGCGACCGGATGAAGCTCTTGTTCTTCGACCGATCGGGCTTTGTGCTGGTCCTGAAGCGGCTGACCGAGGACAAGTTCCGATGGCCTCGCCGTGAGGTGGCGGTGGTCACGGTGACGACCGAGCAACTGCACTGGATCCTCGACGGCATCGATATCGATGCGATGGTCCGCCACCCGGTGCGGCAGTATCAGGTCGCCGGCTGA